The Neochlamydia sp. S13 genome has a segment encoding these proteins:
- the kdsA gene encoding 3-deoxy-8-phosphooctulonate synthase, translating into MQTVPFRKFSIGKGQPLAILSGPCVIESEEHCLATAEALKNLFSKHNINLIYKSSYDKANRSSYQSFRGPGLEEGLRILEKVKKELDLPIVTDVHSPQEAQAAGQVCDLIQIPAFLCRQTDLINAAAQTGIPVTVKKGQFMAPWDMLNVVEKFRAAGNENIILTERGATFGYNNLVCDMRAIPIMQGFGVPVCFDATHAVQLPGGLGNKSGGQREFIPILAKAAISAGANCLFMESHPHPAEAKSDASSVLDFKDLPALLTILEKLYDLIQGH; encoded by the coding sequence ATGCAGACTGTACCCTTTAGAAAATTCTCCATCGGTAAAGGACAACCCTTAGCTATTTTGTCAGGTCCATGCGTCATTGAAAGCGAAGAGCATTGCTTAGCAACGGCAGAAGCGCTTAAAAATTTATTTTCTAAGCACAATATTAATCTTATCTATAAGTCTAGCTATGATAAAGCCAACCGCTCTTCCTACCAATCTTTCCGCGGACCTGGATTGGAAGAAGGTTTACGCATTTTAGAAAAAGTGAAAAAAGAACTCGATTTGCCCATTGTGACCGATGTGCATTCTCCCCAAGAAGCGCAGGCAGCAGGTCAGGTTTGTGATCTAATTCAGATTCCTGCTTTTTTGTGTAGACAAACCGATCTTATTAATGCAGCTGCCCAAACAGGAATTCCTGTTACTGTAAAAAAAGGACAGTTTATGGCTCCTTGGGATATGCTTAATGTGGTAGAAAAATTCCGTGCTGCTGGCAATGAGAATATTATCTTAACTGAGCGGGGAGCGACATTTGGCTATAACAATCTAGTCTGTGATATGCGAGCGATCCCTATTATGCAGGGATTTGGTGTGCCTGTGTGTTTTGACGCTACCCATGCTGTACAATTGCCTGGAGGGCTAGGAAATAAATCAGGGGGACAAAGGGAGTTTATTCCTATCTTAGCCAAAGCCGCTATCAGTGCGGGGGCTAATTGCTTGTTTATGGAATCTCATCCTCATCCAGCGGAAGCAAAAAGCGATGCTTCTTCTGTTTTAGATTTCAAAGATTTACCTGCTTTGTTAACTATACTAGAGAAATTATATGATTTGATCCAGGGCCACTAA